Within the Gloeobacter kilaueensis JS1 genome, the region CTTCGACTACGTGGCCGATAGCCTGCGGCCCAGGGTGACGAGCGCCGAACACGCGGGCGAGCTGGGCTTTTTGTTCGATCAGCTGGGAGCGCGCTACGGCAAGAACGTCTCCAAGCGGGACCGGACCGTAGCCAGGACCTTCCATCGCTACTTCGCCAATTTTGCCAGAACCGGCGATCCGAACGGTGCGGGCCTGCCGGAGTGGCCCAAATTCGATCCAACCAAATTTGACTTGATGGTATTTCAAAACAACGGCACAGCCCGGTCCCAGCCCGACCCCTGGCGCGAACGCCTCGCCCTGGTCGAGCGACAGCTAGATGCGCGGGCAGCAGCGGCGGACCCACAGCCATCGAGCCCTGCCCTCGCCGGTACTGCCTGGCAACTGGTAAAGTTTCAAAGCGGCGACGGTACGACCCTCACCCCAGACGACAAAGCCAGGTACACGGTTGCCTTCGGCGAAGATGGCCGGGTAGCGGTGCGCATCGACTGCAACCGTGGGGCAGGAAGCTGGAAGTCCACGGCTCCAAACGCGCTGCAGTTCGGTCCGCTCGCTCTTACCCGCGCCTTCTGCCCCCGGCCTTCGCTGGGCGACCGGGTGAGCAGGGACTGGCCGGCCATCCGCTCTTACACCCTCAAGGACGGCCACCTCTTTCTGTCGCTGATGGCAGACGGCGGCATCTACGAGTTCGAGCCATTGATCGAAGCCAACCCGACCAGGCCGAAACCCTAGATGAAAACCAGCCGGGAAGCTTACTTTTTCAGCAGCCCCTTATTCCGGGCCAAATCAACTCAGTTATTCGTGCCAAAGAGTTTGATCGAATCGTTCTGGGGAGTGGCCGGTTCGAGCGGAATCAAGGGCTGCTTGCTGTCAAAGCGAAAAAGATAAAGAAGCAGTTGCCCGCTGCCCATCTTCAGCGTCATAAAAATATTGATCCGGGTAAGCGGGTCGCTCAGGTCCGGCTTGTTGAGGTTGAACTGGGCAATGCGCTCGGCGAGGGGCGAGCGGGCCTGCTGGTTGGAGACGCTGAGTTCAAGAGTGTTGCCCAGGATCTTGCTGTTAGAAGAATCCGGCGATGCGGGGGCAGGGAGCGCCCTTTGAGGCTGGGCGGCGGGAACCGCCGGTAGAGGGGCGCTGTCGCCAAAGCGGTACTCGCGATAAAGACTACCGACATCGAGCGAGCCTGCGAAGGTGCGGCGGGTAAAACCCACCGGTACCCAGAAGTTCATCTGGATCTGCGTCCGTGAGCGCTCCGGCAGCCAGTAGGTACCGACTGGTTGAAAGTCGAGAGTAAAGTCGGCCACCCCCCAGACGCCCGCGAGGTGAGCGGTGGCGCGGCGCGGCAGGGCTGTGGCCGGGTCGAGCCACAGATCCCGCAGGGGGCCACCTGCTGTGGGGGCAAGGTGCAGGTGGTAGACCGTGTTATCGCCCAGGCTCGTCGTCTCAGCGGCGGTGACGCGGTAGGAAGTGGTATCGGCGTCGAGATCGATGAGGGCGTGGGGAGCTACCCGCGCCGGTCGCCGACTGTACTCGCTGTAGAGCCCGAGCCGGTCCGCCTCGCTCACCAGCACCAACCCATCGCTACTGAGCCGGTAGAAGTGATCGCCCTCGGTGAGGTTGGCTTCCCAACCGCCGTCGGCGCGAAAGACAAATTCGCCCGCAGTGATCGCTTCCTGCCAGCCGTAGGTCTGGATCTGCTGCTCGTAGCGCCGTTCTATAGGAAGGCTCAAAGATGTGATCGCCCGGTGGTAGCGGCTGAGCCAGTCGGGTGTTTCTTGAGCCGGTGCGGGCGAAGCGACTGTCAGCAGAGAAGCCAGGACCAGTAGCCAGAAACGCAGTTCAGGCATATCAGTTGCCGGAGTGAGACTACAGCGGCTCAATCTCCCCGGAACCGGCGACATTTTTGTTCACCCGCCGGGGATTACCGGCGTAGCGAATATCGCCGCTTCCTAAAAGATTTGCGCTCAGGGCCTCGGTAACGTTGACTTTGACATCGCCGCTGCCTGCGACATTTACCGCCGCGCTGCGGGTAGGCAGGGCGCGCAGGTCCGCGTCACCGGAGCCGGAGATCGTGACGCTCAGCGAATCGACCCCCGAGCCCTGGGCCTTGACATCGCCGCTGCCGCTAATCGCGACGGCAAACTGGGATCCTGCCAGAGCGTTCACCTGGACGTCGCCGCTACCGGAAATCTCGACAGCGTTGAGGCGGGGCACGGTGATGTGGACCCGCAGTTTGCTGCGCTCGTTGTCGAGATACATCCCCCGGTTGGAGACGACGAGGGTATCGCCCTTGACCTCGGTAACCACCCGATCGAGCTGGCTGTCGCTACCTTCGACGATCACCGACTGGCCTGCACCGACCCGCACATCGACGTCGGTAGAACCATTCACGCGGAGGCGCGAAAAAGAAGCCAACTCCCGCGTCTGCTCACCGGCAAAGGCAGCCGAAGCGCTGAGGAGGAGGGCCAGGGCGGCTAGCGGAGCAAATCTGGCGTTCATCGTCTCTCCTAGTCGATGGCGATCGATTGGGGCCCTTTGCTGGAACCGTTGTTGCTGCCAAAATTGGCCGAGGAGGCATTGTAGCTGCCGCCTTCGCGCTGCAACTGCTCGATCAACCAGCCTTTAACTGGATCTTCCAGGGGATTGAGGCGCAACAGACCGGCGACAAATCCGCCAAAAAAACCGAGGGGCTGATCGCCAAGCGAGCGCAGGATCGGGCTTAATTCGTCCATTCGATGATTCTCCAGCCGGTTTGCTTCTCGCCTCTATGTTAACGCCGCTGTATGGCACCGGCGCTTTGGGCGCGTCAGCGCACGCCGACCATGACCCCCAGGGCAATCACCGCTGCAAAGACCACGAGCAGATAGAACTGGGCCTTGCCCGTTTCGAGGTACTTGAGCCCTTCGCCCCCGAGCAGGATGGCAGCACTCACCAGATTGACGATGCCATCGACGACGTTGCGATCGACCCAGGCGATCACGATCGCGATGCCCTCTAAGCCGCGCCCGAACAGTTGGGCATAGAGATCGTCGATGTAGAGGCGGTTTTCAAGGGCCGTGCGCACAGGCTCCAGCGCCTCGACGAGCCCCTTGGGTGCCAGGTGAAGCGAGTAGACGGCGACGGCGACCGTGAGCCCGACGGCAACGACGAGGGAGGAGCTGACCAGGAGCGTCATATCCATCGGCTCGTGCAGAAACCAGGTGTTGCCCAGATAACCGGCGGCAGCGGCGGGTACGACCAGCGCCAGCAGGGGCAGGATCATCGTCCAGGTCGATTCGTGGGCAGAGCGCGACTTGGCCGTGGGCGCACCCAAAAAGACGAGGATGAACTGGCGGCCCATGTAGAAGGCGGTCAGCCCGGCGGTGAGCAGGCCCATGACAAAGACCGGGTAGAGTCCGGCGTGTTCGAGGGCGTGGAGGATCGCGTCCTTCGACCAGAAACCGGCGAAGGGAAAGACACCGGCCAGAGCCAGCACACCGACGCCGTAGGTGAGGGCAGTAATCGGCATCCGGCTCATCAGACCGCCCATCTCGCGCATGTCCTGGGTATGGGCGCTGTGGATCACAGAACCTGCCCCCAAAAAGAGCATCGCCTTAAAAAAGGCGTGGGTAAACAGGTGAAACATCGCCGCTTCGGTATTGCCCACGCCGAGGGCCATAAACATATAACCGAGTTGGGAGATGGTCGAGTAGGCGAGGACGCGCTTGATGTCGTTTTGAGAAGTGGCGATGAGGGCTGCCCCCAGGGCGGTGATCGCTCCGGTGTAGGCGACGACCAGCATCGCCGTGCTCGACAGCTCAAAGACGGGCATCAGCCGCACGACCATAAAGACACCGGCGGCCACCATCGTCGCGGCGTGGATGAGGGCGGAGGCAGGGGTCGGGCCTTCCATCGCGTCCGGCAACCAGACATGGAGCGGAAACTGGGCGGACTTGCCCACCGGACCCGCAAACAGTAACAAAACGATGATCGTCGCCAGCGGAGCGGCGACCGTCGCCGTGTGCGCCCATTCGCCCAGTTGAGAGATATCGAGGGTACCGGCGCTCGTGTAAAGGAGGATGATGCCCACCAGCAGCAGAAAATCGCCGACGCGGGTGGTGATAAAAGCTTTTTTGGCGGCGGCGGTCGCTTCGGGCTTGGACCACCAGAAACCGACCAGCAGATAGCTCGACAGACCCATCAGCTCCCAGAAGCCGTACATCACGAGCAGGTTGTCCGAAAGCACCAGCCCGAGCATCGCCATCGTGAAGAAGTTGATGAGCCCGTAGTAGCGCGCCAGCCGGTGCTCGCTATCCATGTAGCCGACCGAATAGAACTGCACCAGCAGGCTGACGAACGACACCAGCGCCAGGGTACCGGCGGTCAGGGGATTAATTAGAAAGCTCGCCTCGATGTTGACGGAGCCGAGGTTGAGCCAGGGCAACTCAAAGGTGCCGCCCTTACCGGCCAGCACCGCAGGCAGCATCAAACCCGAATGCACCAGCGCCAGGGCGGTCAGGGCGATGCCGGTGAAGACCACCGCTCGCTGGCCCTTCCACTGCGTCAGTGCCCACGGTAGAGAAATCAGAGCACCTGCTGCACAGTAGATTGGGATGAGCCAACCAAATTGCACGAGGCTTTCCATATTTCGGGCGACCGTCCTTCCCTTGCTGGATGGGAAACCGTTTTAACCAAGAAGCGATGTAAAGCCCCTTGTTGAAACTCACTTTTTCTTTATCTTTCTTTACTCTACTCCTTTCGAGGGCCGGGGGCTAGTAAAAATGCCTAATCCGGAAGATGAGAATTCGCTTAATAAAGCGCTGTGGCTGGCTGTAGCGAGCGAAATGGCCAGGTGCTGCCCGTCGGCTCGTCCGGTGGTTCAGGGCATCCTCGGCCCGCAGGGCAGCGGCAAATCGACCCTGGCAGGGCTGCTCGTCCAGTTGTTGGACCAGCTCGGTCGGCGGGCCGTCAGCCTGTCGCTCGACGATCTGTATCTGACGGCAAGCGAAAGGTGCTCCCAGGCGCTCTGGAGGTGGCGCGGACCGCCCGGAACCCACGACCTCGATCTCGGGGAACGCACCCTGGAGCAGCTCGTCGGCGGTGAGCCGCCCTTCTGGTTGCCGCGCTTCGACAAGGGGGCCACAGGCGGCCAGGGGGACCGCTTTGCCTGGGTGGAGCCAGACGAAGCGCTCGTCTTAAATGGGCGGATCGAGGCGGGATCGTTCTATCTGGAGGGCTGCGTGTACCGAGATAGGCCGCTACCGCTGCCTGAGAAGATGGGCAGGCCCGTTCCTCTCGGGGCCGCGTTTGTAGACGGCCCTGCCCGCTGGCAAGTGTGCGGAGGGAGGTGGGTTTTAAAGCAAACCGGACAGTTGCTGCCGCTCTCGTCGCCTGTGGGCTGGCAACTGCTGCCCGTTCGGCCCGATGCAGTGATCTTCGAGGGCTGGTTTGTCGGTGTCCAGCCGGTGGACGCCGCGAGCTGCCCCAACCCCCTGGCGGCTCAAAGCAACCGGTTGTTGCCTGGGTATCTGCCCCTGTGGCGCTATCTGGACCGGCTTCTGGTCCTGCGGCCCGCTGAACTTGCCTGGAGCAAAACCTGGCGGGAGGCAGCCGAAGCCCAGCGCCGCGCCGCAGGCCAGCCGGGCATGACCCCCCGCGAAATCGAAGCGTTCGTAGCGTACTTCTGGGAGGCGCTGCCGTGGGAAGTGTTCGTCGAACCGCTCATCGCCCGCAACCGGTGCGATCTGCTCGTCGAGATCGACGCTCAGCACCGGCCCCGGCACTTCCGGCGCTTGTGAGTACCGGCCTGCCCTTACGCGAATCGGCGCTTTCGGTTAGTCTGGGGGGAACGCATTTTCCAGCTCTGGACCCCGGTGGTCGTCTCTTCATCACTCGACTTAAGCAAACTTTTTCCCTTCGATCTCGACGCTTTTCAAAAAGAAGCGATCGCTGCTCTTGATGAAGGTGAATCGGTGGTGGTCTGCGCTCCGACCGGCTCCGGCAAGACGGTGATCGCCGAATACGCCGTCTATCGGGCGATCGCCCACCAGCGGCGTGTCTTTTATACGACGCCGCTCAAGGCGCTCTCCAATCAAAAATTTCGCGATTTTTGCGTTCAATTTGGCCCGGAGCAGGTGGGCTTGTTGACCGGCGATATCTCGGTCAACCGCGACGCCCCGGTGGTGGTGATGACCACCGAGATCTTCCGCAACATGCTCTACGGAATGCCGTTAGGCGAGATGGGCACCTCGCTCGCCCTGGTGGAGGCGGTCATCCTCGACGAGTGCCACTACATGAACGACGCCCAGCGCGGCACGGTCTGGGAAGAATCGATCATCTACTGTCCGGCGGGCATTCAACTGGTGGCCCTCTCGGCGACGATCGCCAACTCCGGGCAGCTCACCGACTGGATCGGTCGCGTCCACGGACCCACCCGGCTCATCTACTCCGACTTTCGCCCGGTGCCGCTCGAATTTCATTTTTGCTCGCCAAAAGGGCTTTTTCCGCTCCTCGATCGCACCGGCAAGCGCCTCAACCCCCACTTCAAACCGCTCAAAAAACGGCTGCGCGGCGAGCGCAACCTGCAGGCGGAGGCTCCCAGCCACAAGTACGTGACAAGCCAGCTTGCCCGCCGCGACATGCTGCCGGCCATCTACTTCATTTTCAGCCGCCGGGGCTGCGATCAGGCCCTCGAAGAACTGGGAGATCTCAATTTGCTCAGCGAGGGCGAGCAGACCCAACTCACCGCCCAGGTGGACGCTTTTGTGCAGGAGCACCCCGAGGCGGTGCGCACCCACCAGCTTGAGCAGATCTACAACGGCATCGCCGTCCACCACGCCGGGGTGTTGCCGGCCTGGAAGGGTCTTATCGAGGAGCTGTTTCAGCAGGGGCTCATCAAGGTGGTCTTTGCCACCGAGACCCTCGCCGCCGGGATCAACATGCCGGCGCGCACGACGGTGATCTCGATGCTCTCCAAGCGCACCGACCGGGGCCACAGGCCCCTCAACGCCAGCGAATTTTTGCAGATGGCGGGCCGGGCCGGACGGCGGGGCATGGACGCCGTGGGCCACGTCGTCACCCTGCAGAGCCCCTTCGAGTCGGCCCCCGAGGCTGCCGCCCTCGCCCTCTCCCAGCCGGATCCGCTGGTAAGCCAGTTCACGCCCAGCTACGGCATGGTGCTCAATTTGCTCGAGCGCCATCCCCTCGATGTGGCCCGCAGATTGATCGAAAGCAGCTTTGGGCAGTACCTGGCGACACTGCACCTTGAGCCGGTGCGCCGCGAGTACGCCGAGGTGAGCGCTGAGCTCCAGGCGATCGACGGCGAGGACACGCCCGTGAGCGAGGCGGAACTCGCTGCCTACGAAAAGCTGCGCGGCCAGTTGCGCGAGGCGCGCCGCCTGCTGATGCTCCTTAAAGAACAAACCGACCGCGAGCGCGAACAGCTGCTCACTGGCCAGCTTAAATTTGCCCTGGTCGGCAGCCTGCTCGTCGTCGTCGATCCCCTCGACCGGGTGGCAAAGACCGCTGTGCTGGTGCGCAAGATTCCTGGTCCGCCCCTGATGCTGGTCTGCTTGAGCGCCGACAACCGCTGGATCGTCACCGGCAGCGGCGGCGTGCTCGACTACCAGGGCAGCGCCCACCTGCGCTTCGACGAGGCCGAACATCTGACCATCCCCGCCCACCTGATGCTGCGCCCCGGTGGCCACATCGCAGGCAGCGCCGAGAGCGAAGCGCTCAGTTGCCGTCTGCCGACTTTGCCGGTGCCGGGACCGCCCGAGGCGGTGATCGCCCAAAAAAACGAAGTCGAGCGCCTGCGCGAGATCCAGGAAAACCATCCTGCCCACCGCTGGAGTGGCCGCTCGGCCCACCAGCGCTCGCAGCACCACCGCGAAAAACTCCTCAAGCGCCACCAGCGCCTGGCTGAGCAACTGAGCGGCGAGTCCGACCGCTACTGGCAAGAATTTTTGCGCCTGGTGCGGGTACTCGAGCGCTTCGAGTTTCTTGACAATCAAAGGCCCAACCAGCTTGGGGCGGTCGCCGCAGCGATTCGGGGCGACAACGAGCTGTGGCTGGCGCTGGCGCTTTTGTCGGCGGAGATCGAGGCGCTGGAGCCGGTACAGATGGCGGGGCTGGCCGCTGCCCTGGTGAGCGAACCGCCCCGGCCCAACACCTGGGCGACGGTCGAACCCTCCGAGGCCGTTCAGGAGGCGATCGGTGCTCTGCGCCAGACCCGGCGCACCCTCTTTCGCACCCAGCGCCGCTACCAGGCGCTGATTCCGATCTGGCTTGAAGAGCGGCTGGTCGGCCTGGTCGAACTGTGGGCGAGGGGAACGAGCTGGGACGAGCTGTGCAGCCGCACCAACCTCGACGAGGGCGACCTGGTGCGGCTGTTGCGCCGCACCGCCGATCTGTTGCGCCAGGTGCCCCACGTTCCGCACCTGCCCAAAACCGTCCTCGACAGCTGCGCTGAGGCCCAGCGCCTGCTCGATCGCTTCCCGGTGAGCGAAGTGGTCTGAACGGACGCCTGCATACCGTGTCTACCAGTTTGGAATTTAGCCATGTCAGAGACGATCTTGATCTGGTACCGCAACGATCTGCGCCTGCACGATCACGAGCCGATATATCGGGCGCTGCAGCAGCGGGCGCAGGTTGTGCCGCTCTACTGCTTCGATCCGCGCGCTTTTGGCCGGACCCCCCATGGCTTTGCTAAAACCGGTGCCCACCGCGCCCGGTTTTTATTGCAGAGCGTTGCGGCACTTAAAGACGCCCTGGAGCAGTTGGGCAGCGGCCTCGTCGTCCGGCTGGGGGAGCCGGAAGCGGTGATCCCGGCTCTGGTAAAAGAACTCAACATCTCAGCGGTCTACTACCACCAGGAAGTGACCAGCGAGGAACGGGCCGTCGAAAGCGCCCTGGAGATCGCCCTCAAGCCCCTGAATGTCGCGCTAAGAGCCTTTTGGGGGACGACGCTCTTTCATCTGGAGGATCTGCCCTTCGATGTCGCGCAGTTGCCGGAACTGTTTACCGATTTTCGTAAGCGCGTCGAAGAATCGCCGACCGTCCGCGAGGCGCTGCCTGCCCCCGGTCAGCTGTCAAAGCTGCCCGAAGTCGATCCAGGAGCGCTCCCGACTCTCGCCACCTGGGGTCTGGAGGAACCGGCAACCGACCCGCGCCAGGTGATCGAATTTACCGGCGGTGAGCCGGCGGGACTGGCCCGGCTCGATCACTACTTCTGGCAGGCAAACTTACTCAAGAACTACAAGCAGACCCGCAACGGCATGTTGGGAGGGGACTACTCTTCCAAGTTCTCGCCCTGGCTTGCCCACGGTTGCCTCTCGCCCCGCCGGATCTACGAGCAGGTCCGGCTCTACGAATCCCAGCGGCTCAAGAACGATTCGACCTACTGGCTTATCTTTGAACTGCTCTGGCGCGACTTTTTTCGGCTGGTGGCCCTCAAGCACGGCAACCGCCTGTTTCGCGCCTCGGGACTGAGGGGACTGGTAATCGACTGGCAGGACGACCCGGAGCGCTTCGAGCGCTGGCGGACGGGCCAGACCGGCTTTCCACTGGTCGATGCCAACCTGCGCGAACTGGCGGCCACCGGCTATATGTCCAACCGGGGGCGGCAGAACGTCGCGAGCTTTCTCACCAAAAACCTCGGCATCGACTGGCGGCAGGGAGCGGAGTGGTTCGAGTCCCAGCTCATCGACTACGACGTGACGAGCAACTGGGGCAACTGGAACTACACCGCCGGTGTGGGCAACGACGCTCGCGGTTTTCGCTTCTTTAATATCCTCAAGCAGGCCAGGGACTACGACCCGGAGGGCGATTACGTCAAACACTGGCTGCCGGAGCTGGCCCACGTTCCGGCCCCAAAAATTCACGAGCCCTGGAAGCTTCTGCCCGTCGAGCAGCAGCGCTTCGGCGTCCGGCTGGGGGTCGATTATCCGCTGCCCATGGTCGATCTTTTTCAATCGGCGGCGGCGAACGAGGCGCTCTACAACGCCGCCGGCGAGCGGCGAGCTGGTCGCCGCCGCCGGGCCGGGCGCTAGTGTCGCACTTGAGTCAGATACCCTGAGCAGTTACAGTTACAGTACATGTAGGTTTTTGAAGCTTTCCCAGCACGATGGATTGGCTGCAGGTTCCACCCTTACTCGAAAAAGATCCCGAATCCCCGGCGGCCAACAGCTGGGGCACGATGCTGGCAAACGACCTCGACAGTTTGATCTTCGGCAGCCAGCGCGGCATCTATCGGGGCAAAAATCCGCTCATGAAGCGCTACAGCTGCGACTACGGTCAGCTGGTGGCGGAGATCGTCTTCTGCCTGCGCCTGGGCGGCTGCCTGCTCAAAGGACCGCCCCAGATTCGCTTCTGCTCCAATCCGCAACTTGAAAGTATCTTGCAGGAGGGGCTCGAACTGATGCCCAGCTTTCCGATCTGGCTTGCGGATCGCTGTGTGGAGGCACGCTACCGGATCGGCGTCGATGCCAAGCGCAATCACGTCCTGGTGCGCTGGCTGCCCGCCGCACCGGTCAACAAGCAGCCGCCGCAGCCTGCCTAGCACTGGGGTCTAAGTTTTGTGTGAAGCGCCCACGGAGAGAGGGGCACTTTCGGCATGATGGAGAATGTAGTAAAGCAGGTTGAGACAATGGAATCCACCGCCCTGTCCGTGGGAGCCTATCTGATCGAGCGTCTGCGCGCCTTTGGCGTCGATCATGTATTTGGTGTTCCCGGCGATTATGTGCTCAGTTTCTTCAAGCAACTCGAAGAAAGCCCGATCGAGGTGATCAACACCTGCGACGAGCAAGGGGCGGGCTTTGCTGCCGACGCCTATGCCCGCATCCGGGGGATGGGGGCTGTCTGCATCACCTACTGCGTGGGTGGTCTGAAGGTGGCCAACACGACCGCCCAGGCGTTCGCCGAAAAATCGCCCGTCGTCGTGATAAGCGGTGCTCCCGGCACCAACGAGCGCTACAAGAACCCCCTGCTGCACCACAAAGTCCGCGACTTCGACACCCAACTAAAAGTCTTCGAGCAACTCACCGTCGCCACCGCCGTCCTCGACGATCCCCAGACCGCCTTCTGCGAGATCGATCGCGTCCTGGCAGCGGCCCGGCGCTACTGCCGACCGGTCTATATCGAGTTGCCGCGCAACATCGTCAACGCCATCGGCACCACCTGCCTGCCGCGCATCACTATTCAAGAAAAGAGCGATCCGGCTGTGCTCGCCGCCGCCCTCCAGGAGGCAGTCGCTCTCATCAACACCAGCCGCCAGCCGGTCATCCTCGCCGGTGAAGAACTGCACCGCTTTGGCCTGCAGAGCCTGCTTGCCACACTCATCGAAAAGACGAATATTCCGGTTGCCTCGACTATTCTCGGCAAATCGGTCTTCGCCGAGTCCCACCCGCGCTATCTGGGCGTCTACGAAGGAGCGATGGGCCGCGAGGAGGTGCGCGAGTACGTCGAATCGAGCGATTGTGTGATCCTGCTTGGGGCACTGCTCACCGATATGAACCTGGGCATCTACACCGCCCAACTCCAGCAGAAGTACTCGATCTACTGCGCCACCGAAAAGCTTTCGATCGGCTACCACACCTACGAGGAGGTCGGCCTTGAAGAATTTATCGAAGGTCTGCTCAAAGCCGATATCGTCCGGCAAAGCGACGAGCCGGTGCCCCACCCACTGCAACCCGCCAATTTTCAAGTTGTCAAAGACCGACCGATGACGGTCCAGCGCCTCTTCCAGCAGCTCAACGCCTTTCTTGACGACGATATGGTCGTCGTCGCCGATCCGGGCGACGCCCTTTTTGGTGGCGCGGATCTATTCATTCACGGCAAGACCCGCTTTCTCGCCCCGGCCTACTACGCCTCGCTCGGTTTCGCTGTGCCCGCTGCCATCGGTGCCCAGGCGGCGGCTCCCCAGCTGCGCCCCCTCGTGCTGGTGGGCGACGGTGCCTTCCAGATGACCGGCATCGAACTTTCGACGGCGGCCCGCTTTGGCCTCAATCCGATCGTCGTCGTCCTCAACAACCAGGGCTAC harbors:
- a CDS encoding DASH family cryptochrome, translating into MSETILIWYRNDLRLHDHEPIYRALQQRAQVVPLYCFDPRAFGRTPHGFAKTGAHRARFLLQSVAALKDALEQLGSGLVVRLGEPEAVIPALVKELNISAVYYHQEVTSEERAVESALEIALKPLNVALRAFWGTTLFHLEDLPFDVAQLPELFTDFRKRVEESPTVREALPAPGQLSKLPEVDPGALPTLATWGLEEPATDPRQVIEFTGGEPAGLARLDHYFWQANLLKNYKQTRNGMLGGDYSSKFSPWLAHGCLSPRRIYEQVRLYESQRLKNDSTYWLIFELLWRDFFRLVALKHGNRLFRASGLRGLVIDWQDDPERFERWRTGQTGFPLVDANLRELAATGYMSNRGRQNVASFLTKNLGIDWRQGAEWFESQLIDYDVTSNWGNWNYTAGVGNDARGFRFFNILKQARDYDPEGDYVKHWLPELAHVPAPKIHEPWKLLPVEQQRFGVRLGVDYPLPMVDLFQSAAANEALYNAAGERRAGRRRRAGR
- a CDS encoding alpha-keto acid decarboxylase family protein, with translation MESTALSVGAYLIERLRAFGVDHVFGVPGDYVLSFFKQLEESPIEVINTCDEQGAGFAADAYARIRGMGAVCITYCVGGLKVANTTAQAFAEKSPVVVISGAPGTNERYKNPLLHHKVRDFDTQLKVFEQLTVATAVLDDPQTAFCEIDRVLAAARRYCRPVYIELPRNIVNAIGTTCLPRITIQEKSDPAVLAAALQEAVALINTSRQPVILAGEELHRFGLQSLLATLIEKTNIPVASTILGKSVFAESHPRYLGVYEGAMGREEVREYVESSDCVILLGALLTDMNLGIYTAQLQQKYSIYCATEKLSIGYHTYEEVGLEEFIEGLLKADIVRQSDEPVPHPLQPANFQVVKDRPMTVQRLFQQLNAFLDDDMVVVADPGDALFGGADLFIHGKTRFLAPAYYASLGFAVPAAIGAQAAAPQLRPLVLVGDGAFQMTGIELSTAARFGLNPIVVVLNNQGYGTERPMQDGPFNDVLGWRYSQLPQLLGQGIGFEVHTEDQFAEALQKAHTHTDSFCLIEVHLEPGDCSEALKRLTGSLAERIHSTV
- the nuoL gene encoding NADH-quinone oxidoreductase subunit L, which produces MQFGWLIPIYCAAGALISLPWALTQWKGQRAVVFTGIALTALALVHSGLMLPAVLAGKGGTFELPWLNLGSVNIEASFLINPLTAGTLALVSFVSLLVQFYSVGYMDSEHRLARYYGLINFFTMAMLGLVLSDNLLVMYGFWELMGLSSYLLVGFWWSKPEATAAAKKAFITTRVGDFLLLVGIILLYTSAGTLDISQLGEWAHTATVAAPLATIIVLLLFAGPVGKSAQFPLHVWLPDAMEGPTPASALIHAATMVAAGVFMVVRLMPVFELSSTAMLVVAYTGAITALGAALIATSQNDIKRVLAYSTISQLGYMFMALGVGNTEAAMFHLFTHAFFKAMLFLGAGSVIHSAHTQDMREMGGLMSRMPITALTYGVGVLALAGVFPFAGFWSKDAILHALEHAGLYPVFVMGLLTAGLTAFYMGRQFILVFLGAPTAKSRSAHESTWTMILPLLALVVPAAAAGYLGNTWFLHEPMDMTLLVSSSLVVAVGLTVAVAVYSLHLAPKGLVEALEPVRTALENRLYIDDLYAQLFGRGLEGIAIVIAWVDRNVVDGIVNLVSAAILLGGEGLKYLETGKAQFYLLVVFAAVIALGVMVGVR
- a CDS encoding DEAD/DEAH box helicase; its protein translation is MVVSSSLDLSKLFPFDLDAFQKEAIAALDEGESVVVCAPTGSGKTVIAEYAVYRAIAHQRRVFYTTPLKALSNQKFRDFCVQFGPEQVGLLTGDISVNRDAPVVVMTTEIFRNMLYGMPLGEMGTSLALVEAVILDECHYMNDAQRGTVWEESIIYCPAGIQLVALSATIANSGQLTDWIGRVHGPTRLIYSDFRPVPLEFHFCSPKGLFPLLDRTGKRLNPHFKPLKKRLRGERNLQAEAPSHKYVTSQLARRDMLPAIYFIFSRRGCDQALEELGDLNLLSEGEQTQLTAQVDAFVQEHPEAVRTHQLEQIYNGIAVHHAGVLPAWKGLIEELFQQGLIKVVFATETLAAGINMPARTTVISMLSKRTDRGHRPLNASEFLQMAGRAGRRGMDAVGHVVTLQSPFESAPEAAALALSQPDPLVSQFTPSYGMVLNLLERHPLDVARRLIESSFGQYLATLHLEPVRREYAEVSAELQAIDGEDTPVSEAELAAYEKLRGQLREARRLLMLLKEQTDREREQLLTGQLKFALVGSLLVVVDPLDRVAKTAVLVRKIPGPPLMLVCLSADNRWIVTGSGGVLDYQGSAHLRFDEAEHLTIPAHLMLRPGGHIAGSAESEALSCRLPTLPVPGPPEAVIAQKNEVERLREIQENHPAHRWSGRSAHQRSQHHREKLLKRHQRLAEQLSGESDRYWQEFLRLVRVLERFEFLDNQRPNQLGAVAAAIRGDNELWLALALLSAEIEALEPVQMAGLAAALVSEPPRPNTWATVEPSEAVQEAIGALRQTRRTLFRTQRRYQALIPIWLEERLVGLVELWARGTSWDELCSRTNLDEGDLVRLLRRTADLLRQVPHVPHLPKTVLDSCAEAQRLLDRFPVSEVV
- a CDS encoding head GIN domain-containing protein, giving the protein MNARFAPLAALALLLSASAAFAGEQTRELASFSRLRVNGSTDVDVRVGAGQSVIVEGSDSQLDRVVTEVKGDTLVVSNRGMYLDNERSKLRVHITVPRLNAVEISGSGDVQVNALAGSQFAVAISGSGDVKAQGSGVDSLSVTISGSGDADLRALPTRSAAVNVAGSGDVKVNVTEALSANLLGSGDIRYAGNPRRVNKNVAGSGEIEPL
- a CDS encoding nucleoside triphosphate hydrolase domain-containing protein codes for the protein MPNPEDENSLNKALWLAVASEMARCCPSARPVVQGILGPQGSGKSTLAGLLVQLLDQLGRRAVSLSLDDLYLTASERCSQALWRWRGPPGTHDLDLGERTLEQLVGGEPPFWLPRFDKGATGGQGDRFAWVEPDEALVLNGRIEAGSFYLEGCVYRDRPLPLPEKMGRPVPLGAAFVDGPARWQVCGGRWVLKQTGQLLPLSSPVGWQLLPVRPDAVIFEGWFVGVQPVDAASCPNPLAAQSNRLLPGYLPLWRYLDRLLVLRPAELAWSKTWREAAEAQRRAAGQPGMTPREIEAFVAYFWEALPWEVFVEPLIARNRCDLLVEIDAQHRPRHFRRL